Genomic segment of Candidatus Protochlamydia amoebophila UWE25:
GATTCCCCAACAAATTACTGCTTTAGACGTGATTTCACACCCTTTCGAGACTCTTTTTTTGCAAAAAGCGCGTTTAAAAGGTTGCGAAATTCATCACGGGATCGAACTTTTTATCCATCAAGCTGCCTTTCAATTTGGTTTTTGGTTTAATAAACAGTTCGATCAAAAACTTATTGAACAAACAATACGAGAGGCACTTCCAATGCCATTTAATCAAAAAAAAGTTGCTGTTCAAAAAAGCGCTTTAGCGGGAGAAATTTCTTTACCTCCCTCAAAGTCTCATTCAATTAGAGCTATTTTATTAGGGGCAATGACTCAAGGCATTTCACGTGTTAAAAATTTATTAGATTCTCCCGATGTGGAACATGCTAAGTTGGCGGCTATAGCATTAGGAGCTAAAATTGAACAGGTTCAAGATGAGTATTTAATTTCAGGTGTTGCTGGCCAACCTAAAACCCCTTCAGGGATAATTGATGTTGGAAATTCAGGTCAAGTTCTAAGATTTGCGGGGGCATTTGCAGCCTTAAATCATGGATATACTGTCATCACGGGCGATCATTCAATTTGTTCTAACCGTCCAGCACAACCACTTTTAGATGGGCTAAGATGTTTGGGAGCTTTTGCCAAATCAACAAGAGAGAATGGGTACGCCCCTTTAATTATCAAAGGACCTATTTATGAAGGAACAGCAGAATTAGAAGGACAGGATTCGCAACCCGTCTCCGCTCTATTGATGGCATCAGCATTTATTCATGGCACAACAGAAATTTTCGTTAAATATCCAGGTGAAAAACCTTGGATTGACCTCACTCTTCACTGGTTGAACCGTCTAGGAGTTTCTTATATTAATCAAAACTATGAATACTTTAAGATTGAAGGCATTCAACAAAGACCTCATTTTGAGGTAAATATTCCAGGCGATTTGAGTGCTGCCGCCTTTCCTGTAGCAGCAGCTATTTTAACTCAATCAAAAATCACTTTGTATAACGTTGATATGAGTGATGTACAAGGAGATAAACAAGTAATCCATGTTCTCCAAGAAATGGGAGCTGATATTCAAATTGATCAGGCAAGTCACACGTTAACAGTTTTACCAGGGGCTTTATTGAAGGGAACAACTATCGACGTCAACCCCTTTATTGATGCTGTTCCTATTTTAGCTGTTCTTGCTTGTTTTGCAAAAGGGGAGACCCATTTAATCAATGCAGCAATTGCTCGACAAAAAGAAAGTAATCGATTGAGCTGTATCACTATTGAGTTAAAAAAAATGGGGGCGCAAATTATGGAAACAGATGATGGGTTACTGATTCGTAACTCTAACTTGCGAGGGGCTATTGTTGAGAGTTATGATGATCATCGTCTAGCAATGGCTTTAATCGTAGCTGGGCTGGCTAGCGAGGGCATTACTGAAGTGAAAGGGATTGATTGCATCAAAAAGAGTTTTCCCAACTTTATTCAAGATTTAAAAAAACTTGGGGCTCGGTTTACATGATTTCTAAAAGAAGCGTTGCTTTGATTGGTCTACCTTTGTGTGGGAAAACAACATGGGGGCAATGGCTGGCTAAAAAATTTGAGTATGCCTTTATTGATACAGACTGGCTAATTCAACAAAAACATCCTACGTTAACATGTCGAGAAATTTTTCAATTATTTGGGCAGTCCTATTTCCGTTCTTTAGAAAGGGATGTCATTGATGACTTAAAGCCAACTAAACAGGTGATTATTGCAACCGGAGGTGGGGTGATTTATAATGATCAAAATCGAAATGCGCTAAAAAAATATTGTCGGTTAATTTATTTGAAACTTTCTTTTTCAAACTGGAAAGAGCGTATTTTCAGTCAAACTGAGTTACCAGCCTATATTTCTCAAGAACAATCTTCGGATGTATCTTTGAAAAAACTCTATGCAAGCAGAACGTTAATTTATGAAAATTGGGCAGACCAAACTATCGATATGAACGGATCTATGAACAACGATTTTTCTGTTCATCTACTCATGAGCCTTCAATTTGTTAAAGAGGAAAATAATGGCATCTAACAGTTTTGGTCATTTATTTAAAATGACGACTTGGGGGGAATCTCATGGAAAAGCGATGGGCGTTGTGATTGATGGCTGTCCCTCTGGAATTTTTCTAACTGAGCAGGACATCAATCAAGAGCTATATTGGAGGAAACCTGGCCGCAATGAACTAACTTCACCAAGGCTAGAAGAAGATCAAGTAGAAATCTTATCGGGTTTATTTAATGGACAAACAACTGGAGCCCCTATCTCTTTGATCATTTGGAATAAAGATGTAAATTCCAGCGCTTATGAAGGAATGCATACCCTTTTTCGTCCAGGCCATGCAAATTATACCTATTCAAATAAATACGGGATTTTTGATTATCGAGGAGGTGGCCGAGCGTCAGCAAGAGAGACTGTTTGCCGTGTCGCTGCTGGAGCCATTGCAAAGAAAATATTATCAGACGTTGGAATTTCAGTGGTTGCTTATCTCTATTCCATAGGAGAAATAGAGGGAAAAATTGAATTATCAGACCATGTAAATAACGTGCCTTTATTGCAACAAACCATTCGCAATAGTTCCCTTTTTTCTCCCTCACCAGCTGCTGAAAAAATGAAAGGCGTTTTAGAAGAAGCCAGAAAAGAGGGGGATTCTGTGGGAGGGATTGTTGAAGCAATGGCTTTTAATGTTCCTTGTGGATGGGGTGACCCTGTTTACGAAAAATTAGAGGCAAATTTGGCAAAAGCTATGCTGTCTATTCCAGCTTCTAAAGGATTTGAGATAGGAGAGGGATTCAAGGCTTCTCAGATGAGAGGAACTGAACATAATGATTTATTTGGAATCCAAAATGATCAAATTTCTTTTGTAACTAACCATGCTGGAGGAACTTTGGGGGGAATTTCAACAGGGGAGCCTATTATCATTAAAGTCCCTTTTAAGCCAACTTCAAGCATAAATAAGGTGCAGACTTCTTTGAATGAGAAAGGTGAAATTTGTGATTATCGTTTACCCACTGGATCTCGTCACGATCCTTGCGTTGCCATTCGCGCTGTTCCTGTTGTTGAGGCTATGATGGCATTAGTATTAGTTGATGCTTTTTTGATGAGCAAATTTTGTCAGCTGAATTGAAATTTTGAGCAATAGATGTTCTTTATTTTATCTATTTTTAATTAAATAGATAGATATTTTAAAACTTTTATTGTAAAAACTTATAAAGTTAAATCAATTTATACTATTTATTTTATTAATTGATTTAAGTTGATGCATTGCTTACCCCTAATTTATTTACCCATGCCTTTTTATGCCTCTGTTTGTTTTAAACGCCTCGAAATAACAAAACCTACTTGGCCGTCTTAAAATCAACGATTCTGTTAGAAAAAACGACTGGGAAAATAACAAAATTTTTTAGTCATTCGCGGAATTCTTATGAAAAAAAATCCTTCTTTGTATTTTATTTTATTTTTAAGCTTATTTTGCTGTGGACAAATGATTTCGGCAGCTACATTACATACAATTTTAGTGGCTGACACGATTCATGACATCAATTCCATTACGGTCCCAGATTTGGCAAGGTGGCAAAAAGAACTGCAGATGATTGCTCAATCTACGCATATGATTTTAAAAGAGATAACTTTTGAAGGGAAACGTTTCCGCAAACAACTCATTGTTGATTATTTAAAAAATTTTTCCGTTAATCATGACGACGCCGTAGTGTTCATTTTCTCTGGACATGGTTATCGAACGCGAGACAAAAAATCACCTTGGCCTTTTTTAATATTTGAGCTTGATAAGCATGGAATGGATTTAAAATGGATTGACGAAATTATTCGGTCTAAAAAACCCCGTTTTTCTTTAGTTTTAGGGGATTGTTGCAACAATTACATTGAAAAAGGCTTTTTAGGTGAGAATAAAAATATCTTTGTCAATTTACGTTTAGTAGAAACAGATCCTTCTGGTTACAACCAGTTATTTTGCCGAGCAAAAGGGCATATTATTGTTTGTAGCTGCAGTCCAGGAAATTTCTCTTACGGATCTCCTTTTGGAGGATTATATTCACAGTGTTTTCTCGTTAGCTTAAACAGAGAAATATCTCAAAAATTTCCTAGTTGGAAAAAAGTTTTAGAAAGAGCCAATGGTTACATTCAACAAGTGCAAATACCTGTTTGTGAAATCAACCATTGATAACAATTTCTTGATAAATTAAATTTTTATTTTTCTTATCAAGGAGTACTTATGCGAAATACCACAAACTTTTTTTACAAAATTTGCTTTTTTGCCCTACTGTTTTCTGCAACTGCGATTGCTCAAACACAAACGATAACAGGATCGAATCGCCTCGAACCTTTAAACCCCATTCCCATAACACCTACTGTTAATCCCACTCTTTCTTCTTTAAAACCCGTTGCTTCACCTCCAGCTTTAGTTCCTCAGCAAGCCACTTATTTACATCCTGGTATTCTCGTGTTTAGAAATAATACGTGGGAGGGTGGAGATCATCTTCTGAATGTGTCTAGCAATATCGGTGTTTATGTTTCTATTATCAAACCTGAATCAGATCCTTTAGCTATCTCGGAGGAAAGTTTAAAAAATATCGTTGATCAAATCTTTAAAAAATTTAACATTAATCCTGTGACTTTAGCTGCTCCCGGGCATCCCCCTTTACCAGCTTTTCAAATTCAAATATTAGCTTATCCGATAGATAAAGGTTATGTTGTGACGTGTGAGGGAAGATTATTTGAATCAGTAAGTTTACAACGGTTTGTTTTAGATCCTGCCATGGCATTTCAAGCTATTACTTGGGAAAAGAAAGGATTGCATGTTGGTCCGACGGATAAAATCATAGAGCAAATCCAAACAAATGTGGCTGAAATTGCTCAGTCATTTGGAGAGAGGTTTGATGCTTTTGAGCGACGTAAAAAAGATTTGACTCGCTAAGTTTATTTCTCATATGAATAAAATTATAATTTTATTTAATTAAATATTGCAAATTAAACTTATATTTAAATATAATTTGTAATTAAATAATTATAAAAAATAAATGAGGTAATTAATGTTTAACCGTCTTCCTTCTGATTTTCCTGAAAGCTTGTTAAAAAGTGGTGTGATTACTTTTGCCATTGATGCACTTATTTATGGCAATGCCGAGCAAGCACTAGCTGTTAGTGGCACTGCAGTTGTTGCAACGTTAATTAGTGCACTAACCACTCCCTTATTTCGCAAAATGTTTGCTGCTGAGCAACATGCAACTGTGACTTGGTACCATTCAGCGGTTCAAATTGCGACAAGCATTGCTTTGAGCCAGGTATTAATTAATACTTTTTCTCATTATCGAGTCAATCTATTATCAGGCGCTATTTTAGCCATTGGAATAAGCTTAGCTGTAGATGGTTTCAAAAATCGCAACCTAAACCATAATATTTCTGTGATCATGGTTTAATGAAAGGGGGCGATGCTTATTGCATTGGCTCCCTCAAAACTTATGGAGACTAGTTTGAATCTATTGTCTCATCTTAATGTAAAAATTTCAGCTCCTGCTTCCTATTCGAACTTATAATCGTCAATTGTCCAAGACCTTGTTAAAAAAGCCCCTTTGAAAGTGCTTTCGAAATCACTCCCTTATCGCCAAATGACTTCCCAAAAATCCCTTTTGGTAAAGTTTCGGCAATGGAAGACATTAGCAACACTTACAGAGTTAAGCTGAAAAGCCAAAATTCAGATTACTATTGCAATGATTTTTAGCTATATGTAATTTTGTTAAAATATTTATAAATTAAAAAATTTATTTCACTCATTTGGATGGTCATTTTGAATATTCCTACTCTAAGTTATAGTTATCTTGTCAATACAATGACCACTTCTGACTATCAATCTCAAGAAATTAGCGATCTTTCTAGAGATGAAGATATCCCCTTAGGCAATTCTTTGGCAAATATAGAAGAAACTAGTGCACCAACGATTCAAGTTCACGATTTTTCCTCTTCATCTGAAGAACTTCAACTAAGCTTTCAAGAGGGAACTTCTCTGACTATTTCTCATTCTCAGTTAGCTATGTTAAGGGAAAAATCCCTTTATTTTAAAACTCTTTGGTCAGGAAATTTTCAAGAAACCCTTCAACATCCTCTGGCTTTGACACAAAAGGAGTTTACGCATCTGCTTAATTGTGTCATGGATGCTAATTTTAAAGTTCCTTTGGAAGAGATCACTTCTTCCATTCAACTAGCCGATTATTATGAACTAACAGAAGTGGTGAAAAATTTAGAAGAACAGCTGATTGAGGGATACCGAACACAGGAATTTGAACCATTTAGTTCCACTGAAGAGAGTTTAGTCGCATTAAAAGAACTTTTAAATTTTGCACATCGCTATCAATTAAGTACATTGAAGAACTATTTAGAATTGACCGTTGTGAGCGCCTTATTAAATCAGACCTCTCAACTGACGGAGTTTGAAAAAATTATAAAGCACTTCTTAAATGAGATAGAAGCATTTAATTTTTCAGACAATGCTTATTTAACAGATGCCCATCTTTTAGCATTAAAAGATTGTAAAAATTTAAAAGTACTCCATTTAGAGAAATGTCAGGTTATTACGGACGATGGTTTGGCGCATTTGACACCCTTAACGGCTTTGCAGCATTTAGAATTAAGCGATTGCAGGAAACTCACCGATGCAGGATTAGCTCATTTGACACCCTTAACGGCTTTGCAGCATCTAAATCTAAGCTTTTGCGATAAACTCACCGATGCAGGATTAGCTCATTTGACACCCTTAACGGCTTTGCAGCATCTAAATCTAAGCAGGTGCTATTATAAACTCACCGATGCAGGATTAGCTCATTTGACACCCTTAACGGCTTTGCAGCATCTAAATCTAAGCTTTTGCGATAAACTCACCGATGCAGGATTAGTCCATTTGAAACTCTTAACGGGTTTGCAGCATCTAGATCTAAGAGAATTCTGGGAACTTACCGGTGCAGGATTAGCGCATTTAACAACTTTAACCGCTTTGCAGCATCTAGATCTGAGTGGATGCGATAAGCTCACTGACGTAGGATTAGCCCATTTAACACCCTTAACGACTTTGCAGCATCTAGATCTGAAAAGGTGTCGTAATCTCACGAACGCTGGATTAGTCCATTTGAAACTCTTAACGGGTTTGCAGCATCTAAATTTGAGCGAATGCTATCATCTCACCGATGCAGGATTAGCCCATTTGACACCCTTAACCGCTTTGCAGCATCTAGATCTAAGCCAATGCAGTAAACTCACTGACGATGGATTAGCCCATTTAACACCCTTGACGGCTTTGCAGCATCTAGATCTAAGCCAATGCAGTAAACTCACTGACGATGGATTAGCCCATTTAACACCCTTGACGGCTTTGCAGCATTTAGTTCTGGCTAGGTGCCGTAATCTCACGGACGCTGGATTAGCGCATTTGACACCCTTAGAGACTTTACAACATTTAAATTTGAGTGGAGGCTATAAGCTCACGGGTGCTGGATTAGCGCATTTGAGGCCCTTAGTGGCTTTACAGCATTTAGATTTGAGCTATTGTAATGGGCTCACGGACGCTGGATTAGCGCATTTGACACCCTTAGTGGCTTTACAGCATTTAGATTTGAGCTATTGTGATGGGCTCACGGACGCTGGATTAACGCATTTGAGGCCCTTAGTGGCTTTACAGCATTTAGATTTGAGCTATTGTGATGGGCTCACGGACGCTGGATTAGCGCATTTTAAATTCTTAGCAGCTATAATACACTAAGAAACTTTTTAAGCTTTACCGGGAAATGAACTAAAAGTTAAAAAAAAGCAGCTCGAAGGCGAGGATTTGGGAAAAGGCTTGCGCAGATAAAAGCTTCACAAGTTAACGAAGTTTAGAGCTTGGATTTTATGTCGGATCCGCTTGCAAAT
This window contains:
- a CDS encoding shikimate kinase produces the protein MISKRSVALIGLPLCGKTTWGQWLAKKFEYAFIDTDWLIQQKHPTLTCREIFQLFGQSYFRSLERDVIDDLKPTKQVIIATGGGVIYNDQNRNALKKYCRLIYLKLSFSNWKERIFSQTELPAYISQEQSSDVSLKKLYASRTLIYENWADQTIDMNGSMNNDFSVHLLMSLQFVKEENNGI
- the aroA gene encoding 3-phosphoshikimate 1-carboxyvinyltransferase, which translates into the protein MAQKPSFHSCQLCVSLIDLTCDAFIYQIQQLPSQVDLIEIRLDKLLKIDFAELDRLKEIAHRPLIWTLRKKSQGGNFLGNIQKQFLIFKELAKRQPDFVDIEADIPLEWLQELQKISPQTQWIISWHEVKETPHLKTCLDQLYALPGNYYKLACYTHSIIDSLKLLEMAQQENKHSRRLCTIGLGMKGQCTRILAPVTGQPFTFASLKEGLESAPGQISFQTLFQTYRFKKLSQQTEIFGLIGHPIDKSLSHLTHNAVLDHLNQNAVYIKFDVEETELELFFQHIQRFSVRGFSVTMPHKERVKKILALNMDDESHLACNTLLFSSSIINGTNTDGIGALKALKVEDLKDKKLILLGAGGTSQAIAYEAKKRGAEVTILNRTVLRAKDVAEKIQVKWGGFEQLKEAKKNECDILIQTTSVGMSPHVDALVVSADWIPQQITALDVISHPFETLFLQKARLKGCEIHHGIELFIHQAAFQFGFWFNKQFDQKLIEQTIREALPMPFNQKKVAVQKSALAGEISLPPSKSHSIRAILLGAMTQGISRVKNLLDSPDVEHAKLAAIALGAKIEQVQDEYLISGVAGQPKTPSGIIDVGNSGQVLRFAGAFAALNHGYTVITGDHSICSNRPAQPLLDGLRCLGAFAKSTRENGYAPLIIKGPIYEGTAELEGQDSQPVSALLMASAFIHGTTEIFVKYPGEKPWIDLTLHWLNRLGVSYINQNYEYFKIEGIQQRPHFEVNIPGDLSAAAFPVAAAILTQSKITLYNVDMSDVQGDKQVIHVLQEMGADIQIDQASHTLTVLPGALLKGTTIDVNPFIDAVPILAVLACFAKGETHLINAAIARQKESNRLSCITIELKKMGAQIMETDDGLLIRNSNLRGAIVESYDDHRLAMALIVAGLASEGITEVKGIDCIKKSFPNFIQDLKKLGARFT
- the aroC gene encoding chorismate synthase, yielding MASNSFGHLFKMTTWGESHGKAMGVVIDGCPSGIFLTEQDINQELYWRKPGRNELTSPRLEEDQVEILSGLFNGQTTGAPISLIIWNKDVNSSAYEGMHTLFRPGHANYTYSNKYGIFDYRGGGRASARETVCRVAAGAIAKKILSDVGISVVAYLYSIGEIEGKIELSDHVNNVPLLQQTIRNSSLFSPSPAAEKMKGVLEEARKEGDSVGGIVEAMAFNVPCGWGDPVYEKLEANLAKAMLSIPASKGFEIGEGFKASQMRGTEHNDLFGIQNDQISFVTNHAGGTLGGISTGEPIIIKVPFKPTSSINKVQTSLNEKGEICDYRLPTGSRHDPCVAIRAVPVVEAMMALVLVDAFLMSKFCQLN
- a CDS encoding caspase family protein → MKKNPSLYFILFLSLFCCGQMISAATLHTILVADTIHDINSITVPDLARWQKELQMIAQSTHMILKEITFEGKRFRKQLIVDYLKNFSVNHDDAVVFIFSGHGYRTRDKKSPWPFLIFELDKHGMDLKWIDEIIRSKKPRFSLVLGDCCNNYIEKGFLGENKNIFVNLRLVETDPSGYNQLFCRAKGHIIVCSCSPGNFSYGSPFGGLYSQCFLVSLNREISQKFPSWKKVLERANGYIQQVQIPVCEINH